Proteins encoded by one window of Carassius carassius chromosome 30, fCarCar2.1, whole genome shotgun sequence:
- the LOC132111170 gene encoding BRCA1-A complex subunit RAP80-like, with product MLYIVPLQDEFDLSPLPYDAQEFSLMPKAEWKKCFKMMPLQILALHVMECDTLEYETLSDSEQEVTNSPPAFEEKSTDEKCPVCMKTFPLLKLEFHASFCGDLESSESLQTRSPDIMKPQNEEMTCKEDVLRWLAT from the exons ATGCTGTATATTGTACCGTTACAGGATGAGTTCGATCTTTCTCCTCTTCCCTACGATGCACAGGAATTTTCGCTAATGCCAAAAGCAGAGTGgaagaaatgttttaaaatgatgcCACTTCAAATTCTTGCCTTACATGTGATGGAATGCGATACTCTGGAATATGAGACACTCTCAGATTCGGAACAAGAG GTAACTAATTCACCACCAGCCTTCGAGGAAAAG TCGACAGATGAAAAGTGTCCTGTGTGCATGAAAACGTTTCCTCTTCTGAAATTGGAGTTCCATGCAAGTTTTTGTGGTGACTTGGAAAG TTCAGAGTCCCTTCAGACAAGGAGCCCTGATATAATGAAGCCACAAAATGAAGAGATGACATg TAAGGAGGATGTCCTACGATGGCTAGCTACTTAA